From Bacteriovorax sp. BAL6_X, the proteins below share one genomic window:
- a CDS encoding ferredoxin: MNTTLIALAIALLVVTGMVVQLGVLSLLSGSFFFLFGKSKFEVLKSSSDESFAFGYRWNNSREPAKFNHVVVRLFNPFGKKTQITVSSDFAVQDSDFGVEVKMGPAFKEILELENLDSSTVEIELKSKDGLTQSRTMKGRKFIEAFRGAENTVESFNEKYGYVKPKMFYHQTTRSFIADSIPQGDIPVGLRISANPQFAGEFAGAAGAGAPAQENFAVSKVWIDEGCIVCNACEGIYPEVFEVTDTNCIIRPDAPLDNGLLILEAAEACPTEVIKFNKA, translated from the coding sequence GTGAATACTACTTTAATTGCATTAGCTATTGCATTATTAGTTGTAACAGGGATGGTTGTCCAACTAGGTGTTTTAAGCCTTCTTTCAGGTTCATTCTTCTTCCTATTTGGGAAGTCGAAGTTTGAAGTTTTAAAATCTTCAAGCGATGAAAGTTTTGCTTTTGGTTACCGTTGGAATAATTCGAGAGAGCCTGCAAAATTCAATCATGTTGTTGTTAGGCTATTTAATCCATTTGGTAAGAAGACGCAAATTACTGTTTCAAGTGACTTTGCTGTTCAAGATTCAGACTTTGGTGTCGAAGTTAAAATGGGCCCAGCTTTTAAAGAAATTTTAGAACTTGAGAATCTTGATTCTTCAACTGTAGAAATTGAGCTTAAGTCTAAAGATGGCCTTACACAATCTCGTACTATGAAGGGACGTAAATTTATTGAAGCTTTCCGTGGTGCTGAGAATACTGTTGAGTCATTCAATGAGAAATATGGTTATGTAAAACCAAAGATGTTCTATCACCAAACAACTCGTTCATTTATTGCAGATTCAATTCCTCAAGGAGATATTCCTGTAGGTCTAAGAATTTCTGCTAATCCACAATTTGCTGGTGAATTCGCTGGTGCTGCTGGTGCAGGTGCTCCTGCTCAAGAAAACTTTGCAGTTTCTAAAGTTTGGATCGATGAAGGTTGTATCGTTTGTAACGCTTGTGAAGGTATCTATCCTGAAGTATTTGAAGTTACTGATACTAACTGTATTATTCGTCCAGATGCACCACTTGATAATGGACTTCTAATTCTTGAGGCCGCTGAAGCTTGTCCAACAGAAGTTATCAAATTCAATAAAGCATAA
- the truB gene encoding tRNA pseudouridine(55) synthase TruB, translating to MASRNKKFKGPIFGPFFFKVDKPKGMTSFDVIRRFKRNLPKNIGKIGHFGTLDPFATGLLVIGIGPATRLNQYTQIDSKEYIATGVLGINSPTGDFDTQEGTIEELEFSEVSFDDVNKELKSFVGSYMQSPPAFSATKHEGKALHEWAREGVFIEKPPVERIIHEVELLEVQGRKVTFRVCVSSGTYIRVLFDDLAKKLGTRGALEDLRRTNSAGINLENSIDLSIFDDEDFSANDFLLNYTNPITELIGFEKLELDEASALRFINGQTLKMDLADGHYWIRSQNQTLGLAVANGGLIKSCVGFSPAALDKIDLTMCNSLDE from the coding sequence ATGGCTTCAAGAAATAAGAAATTTAAAGGCCCAATCTTTGGGCCTTTCTTTTTTAAAGTCGATAAACCGAAAGGGATGACTTCATTTGATGTGATAAGACGCTTTAAAAGAAACCTTCCTAAAAATATTGGAAAGATCGGTCACTTTGGAACTCTTGATCCATTTGCAACAGGTCTTTTAGTTATTGGTATTGGGCCTGCGACAAGACTCAATCAATACACTCAAATTGATTCTAAAGAATATATAGCAACGGGAGTCCTCGGTATAAATTCTCCAACAGGGGACTTTGATACGCAAGAAGGAACGATTGAAGAGTTAGAATTTTCTGAAGTAAGCTTTGACGATGTAAATAAAGAACTTAAGTCATTTGTCGGTTCATATATGCAAAGCCCACCGGCCTTTTCTGCTACTAAGCATGAAGGTAAGGCACTTCATGAGTGGGCCCGTGAAGGTGTCTTTATTGAAAAACCACCAGTAGAAAGAATAATTCATGAAGTTGAACTTTTAGAAGTTCAAGGACGTAAAGTCACTTTTCGAGTTTGTGTTTCCTCTGGAACTTATATACGCGTTCTCTTTGATGATCTTGCTAAGAAGCTTGGAACAAGAGGCGCTCTAGAAGATCTAAGACGAACTAATTCGGCCGGCATTAACTTAGAGAATAGCATTGATTTATCGATATTTGATGATGAAGATTTTAGTGCTAATGATTTTTTATTGAATTATACAAACCCAATTACTGAGCTCATTGGCTTTGAAAAATTGGAATTAGATGAGGCCAGTGCGCTTCGATTTATAAATGGCCAAACATTAAAGATGGACTTGGCCGATGGACACTATTGGATAAGATCGCAAAATCAAACACTTGGACTTGCTGTTGCTAATGGTGGCCTAATTAAAAGTTGTGTAGGATTTAGTCCTGCCGCGTTAGATAAAATCGATTTAACTATGTGTAATTCCTTAGACGAATAA
- the rbfA gene encoding 30S ribosome-binding factor RbfA, translating to MSGNKKKLQYEEQIKNEVNQLLRRGLDNSAFTFCSITKVEISPDFSTAKLFWDTFDPAKRGDIAKAMDTSLGKIRSHLAKTLQVRHTPSLTAEYDSQFEDEQEIEKLLQSEKDKGKSF from the coding sequence ATGAGTGGCAATAAGAAAAAACTTCAGTATGAAGAACAGATTAAAAATGAAGTAAATCAATTACTTCGTCGTGGATTAGATAATTCAGCGTTTACTTTTTGTTCGATTACAAAAGTTGAAATAAGCCCTGACTTTTCTACGGCAAAGTTATTTTGGGATACTTTTGATCCGGCCAAAAGAGGTGATATTGCTAAGGCAATGGACACTTCTTTAGGTAAGATCAGAAGCCACCTTGCTAAGACTTTACAGGTAAGGCATACGCCTTCTTTAACTGCTGAATATGATTCTCAGTTTGAAGATGAGCAGGAAATTGAAAAACTTCTGCAATCTGAAAAAGATAAAGGAAAGTCTTTCTAA
- the infB gene encoding translation initiation factor IF-2, translated as MPKKIFELANELGKKPLDLVEELKSHGFSVRNHMSVLSDEDITKWQELAGSSAEKASAEKATKKKTVKKKAAKKATVRKKSAAKADGESEEDKPAKKTVTRKKKTVVRRKASSKSSEATSDDENTEAVIESSEVTEVKAEESVSTPVMEEPEAPEVKEETTEVEAKEESSPEAKTKEEAPKDKVEEKESTTLDGKPFGLRIVSAPTKEDKEKAAARKAKKAAGKEDKAEDDINAKAGPAGSDEDRTAKKDKNRLSGLASMLSAKKTVNRSQALNEERASTEMKSYSSLQGTGRPMYTQVKRKRQYSGPSKSTEITEVKEAKRVVKLHGGAYAEQLAKKLSVKLKDMIDKCLDLNLLVRNGDYIGLKLASQIASLYDYRVEDQSFDEDAALGKEELSEEQLNKLPLRAPVVTIMGHVDHGKTTLLDYIRNESIAAGEAGGITQHIGAYSVDVKDSKLTFLDTPGHAAFGAMRQRGADITDIVILIVAADDGVMPQTVESIKYIQSAGKPLIVAVNKMDREGANPDRIKQALTEFSITPEEWGGETQFCHISALKGDGVDELLEAIALQAEIMELRAEPKGPAEGVVIESRVEHGRGPVATVLVQTGTLKKGDSIVVGETYGRARSLTDHKGKQHSKVGPSMPVQIIGLSEAPSPGDSLNVVKNEREAKKIAQNRIDERIRIEAAAQTQGPKVSLEDFFATAATEEGQKKDLNLIIRSDVQGSFEAIKSAIETISNPEVEVKVIRGGVGQISDSDIELANTSGAFVLGFNMRPSTSARKLSEQYGIDVKTYSIIYELINDVKLAVEGLLDPEFTEEYIGRAEVRDTFSVPKIGTIAGSVVVDGNIQVGCNVRLLREGKIMFDGKMSSLKRFKDDVKEVKNGYECGVGLENYDDIKVGDLFEAYKLKEKKRKLEDVLTADSPIL; from the coding sequence ATGCCTAAGAAAATATTTGAATTGGCCAATGAACTCGGAAAGAAGCCATTAGACCTCGTAGAAGAGCTGAAGTCTCACGGATTCTCAGTAAGAAACCACATGTCTGTACTATCTGATGAAGATATTACTAAGTGGCAAGAACTTGCTGGATCAAGTGCTGAAAAAGCATCTGCTGAGAAGGCAACTAAGAAGAAGACGGTCAAAAAGAAAGCTGCGAAAAAGGCGACAGTTAGAAAGAAGTCTGCAGCAAAAGCTGACGGAGAGAGCGAGGAAGATAAGCCTGCTAAGAAAACGGTTACTCGTAAAAAGAAAACTGTTGTACGTCGTAAAGCTTCATCAAAGTCTTCGGAGGCTACTTCTGATGATGAAAACACAGAAGCTGTAATCGAATCTTCTGAAGTTACTGAAGTAAAAGCTGAAGAGTCTGTAAGTACTCCTGTAATGGAAGAACCAGAGGCTCCTGAAGTAAAAGAAGAAACGACTGAAGTCGAAGCTAAAGAAGAAAGCTCTCCTGAAGCTAAGACTAAAGAAGAAGCTCCTAAGGATAAAGTGGAAGAGAAAGAGTCGACGACTTTAGATGGTAAGCCATTTGGTCTAAGAATTGTTTCTGCTCCGACTAAGGAAGATAAAGAGAAAGCCGCTGCTCGCAAGGCAAAGAAAGCAGCAGGTAAAGAAGATAAAGCTGAAGATGATATTAATGCCAAAGCTGGTCCGGCCGGAAGTGATGAAGATCGTACAGCGAAAAAGGATAAAAATCGTCTGAGTGGTCTTGCTTCTATGTTAAGTGCGAAGAAAACGGTTAACCGTTCGCAAGCTCTTAATGAAGAACGTGCAAGTACAGAAATGAAGTCTTACTCTTCGCTTCAAGGTACTGGACGCCCAATGTATACTCAAGTCAAGAGAAAGCGTCAGTATTCAGGTCCTTCGAAGTCAACTGAAATTACAGAAGTAAAAGAAGCAAAAAGAGTTGTTAAGTTACACGGTGGTGCTTACGCTGAGCAGTTAGCGAAGAAACTTTCTGTGAAGCTTAAGGATATGATCGACAAGTGTCTTGATCTTAATCTTCTTGTGAGAAATGGTGATTATATTGGTCTTAAGCTAGCAAGTCAGATTGCGTCGCTTTATGACTATAGAGTCGAAGATCAGTCATTTGATGAGGATGCAGCACTAGGGAAAGAAGAGCTTTCAGAAGAGCAACTTAATAAGTTACCTCTACGTGCTCCTGTCGTTACGATTATGGGTCACGTTGACCATGGTAAGACAACTCTACTTGATTATATTAGAAATGAATCGATTGCTGCTGGCGAAGCTGGTGGGATCACTCAGCATATTGGAGCTTACTCGGTAGATGTTAAAGACTCTAAGTTAACTTTCTTAGATACTCCAGGTCACGCGGCCTTTGGTGCTATGAGACAACGTGGTGCTGATATTACAGATATCGTAATTCTTATTGTAGCAGCTGACGATGGTGTAATGCCTCAAACAGTTGAATCAATTAAGTATATTCAATCTGCAGGTAAGCCATTAATTGTAGCGGTTAATAAAATGGACCGTGAAGGTGCTAACCCAGATCGTATTAAACAAGCTCTAACTGAATTTAGTATCACTCCTGAAGAATGGGGTGGGGAAACTCAATTCTGTCACATTTCAGCTCTTAAAGGAGATGGTGTTGACGAGCTTCTAGAAGCAATTGCTCTACAAGCTGAAATTATGGAGCTTAGAGCAGAGCCGAAAGGTCCTGCTGAGGGTGTTGTTATTGAGTCAAGAGTTGAGCATGGACGTGGTCCAGTTGCAACAGTTCTTGTTCAAACAGGTACACTTAAAAAAGGTGACTCGATTGTTGTTGGTGAAACTTACGGACGTGCGAGAAGTCTAACTGATCACAAAGGAAAGCAACATTCGAAAGTTGGTCCTTCAATGCCTGTTCAGATTATTGGTTTAAGTGAAGCTCCTTCACCTGGTGACTCTCTTAATGTTGTTAAAAATGAAAGAGAGGCTAAGAAAATCGCTCAAAACCGAATTGATGAAAGAATAAGAATCGAAGCGGCCGCTCAAACTCAAGGGCCAAAAGTTTCTCTTGAAGACTTCTTTGCAACAGCTGCAACTGAAGAAGGTCAGAAGAAAGATCTTAATCTTATTATTCGTTCAGATGTACAAGGTTCTTTTGAAGCAATTAAATCTGCTATTGAGACAATTTCAAATCCAGAAGTAGAAGTAAAAGTTATCCGTGGTGGTGTAGGTCAAATCAGTGATTCTGACATTGAGCTTGCAAATACATCTGGTGCCTTTGTTCTTGGATTTAATATGAGACCATCAACTTCAGCTCGTAAATTATCAGAGCAGTATGGAATTGATGTAAAGACTTACTCAATCATCTATGAACTAATCAATGATGTGAAACTTGCTGTTGAAGGTCTTCTTGATCCTGAGTTTACTGAAGAGTATATCGGGCGCGCAGAAGTACGTGATACATTCTCTGTACCAAAAATTGGAACGATTGCTGGTTCAGTTGTTGTTGACGGTAATATCCAAGTTGGTTGTAATGTTCGTCTTCTTAGAGAAGGTAAGATCATGTTTGATGGTAAGATGTCTTCACTTAAGAGATTTAAAGACGATGTTAAAGAAGTTAAGAATGGTTATGAATGTGGTGTTGGCTTAGAGAACTATGATGACATTAAAGTTGGTGACTTATTCGAAGCATATAAACTGAAAGAAAAGAAACGTAAGCTTGAGGATGTTTTAACAGCAGACTCACCAATTCTTTAA
- the nusA gene encoding transcription termination factor NusA, which yields MSFSELSKIIDVLGKDRGIDKTIIVNAIEQAFLVTARKKFGIQGEYETRYNEDDDDVEIFQYKNVVDEVRDSIIEINLGDARELDEDVEVGDQLGIKIENPNFTRVDVQTARQIIMQKVRDAEREILFSEFKHRQGDLVTGIVRRYERGNVIVDLGKADAVLSRRELIPGEQFNPGDRVQAFLTEVVMTNRGPEIRLSRTSPMFLVKLFEIEVPEIQDGTIEIKSAAREPGQRAKIAVQSVDKDIDPVGACVGMKGSRVQNIVNELQGEKIDIVRWNDDLATFAIAALAPSEIENISIDHDSKSMDVIVEEDQLSLAIGRRGQNVRLAAMLSGYNINIISKSKLQEKVNKAVENLLQIPSVTDAMAQVLVQNSIMAIGDFMATPAEEIASMAGVDAAAAQAAIDEAAKLVEEGSIELQPEGEEELVSASAVPKYLGIINKEGADQDEEGTDKFNEAERRLREELAAFKIK from the coding sequence ATGAGTTTCTCAGAATTAAGTAAGATTATTGATGTTTTAGGAAAAGACCGTGGGATCGATAAGACAATTATCGTAAACGCTATTGAACAAGCTTTCTTAGTAACAGCAAGAAAGAAGTTTGGTATCCAAGGTGAGTACGAAACTCGTTACAATGAAGATGATGACGATGTTGAGATCTTTCAATATAAAAACGTAGTTGACGAAGTAAGAGATTCAATTATTGAAATCAACCTAGGTGATGCTAGAGAACTTGATGAAGATGTTGAGGTTGGTGATCAATTAGGTATTAAGATTGAAAACCCTAATTTTACTCGTGTTGACGTACAAACTGCACGTCAGATTATCATGCAAAAGGTTCGTGATGCTGAAAGAGAGATTCTATTCTCTGAGTTTAAGCACAGACAAGGTGACCTTGTAACAGGTATTGTAAGAAGATATGAGCGTGGAAATGTGATCGTTGATCTTGGAAAGGCAGACGCTGTTCTTTCAAGAAGAGAGCTAATCCCAGGTGAACAATTCAACCCAGGAGATAGAGTACAAGCATTCTTAACGGAAGTTGTTATGACTAACCGCGGACCTGAAATTAGACTATCAAGAACTTCTCCAATGTTCCTTGTTAAGCTATTTGAAATAGAAGTACCAGAAATTCAAGATGGAACTATTGAAATCAAATCTGCTGCTAGAGAACCAGGACAAAGAGCTAAAATTGCTGTTCAGTCAGTAGATAAGGATATTGATCCTGTAGGTGCTTGTGTTGGTATGAAAGGTTCACGTGTTCAAAATATTGTAAATGAACTTCAAGGTGAAAAAATTGATATCGTAAGATGGAATGATGATCTGGCAACATTTGCAATTGCCGCTCTTGCACCATCTGAAATTGAAAATATCTCTATCGATCACGATTCTAAATCAATGGACGTTATCGTAGAAGAGGATCAGTTATCACTTGCAATTGGACGTCGTGGACAAAACGTTCGTCTAGCAGCAATGCTATCTGGATATAATATTAACATTATCTCGAAGTCTAAACTTCAAGAAAAAGTTAATAAAGCAGTTGAAAACCTACTTCAAATTCCATCTGTTACAGATGCTATGGCACAAGTACTTGTTCAAAATAGTATCATGGCAATTGGTGACTTCATGGCAACTCCTGCTGAAGAGATTGCTTCAATGGCCGGTGTTGATGCTGCTGCAGCTCAAGCCGCAATTGATGAAGCAGCAAAGCTAGTTGAAGAAGGGTCAATTGAGCTTCAACCAGAAGGTGAAGAAGAATTAGTATCTGCTTCTGCAGTTCCTAAGTACCTAGGTATTATTAATAAAGAAGGTGCTGATCAGGATGAAGAAGGTACTGATAAATTTAATGAAGCAGAAAGAAGATTAAGAGAAGAATTAGCTGCATTTAAAATTAAGTAA
- the rimP gene encoding ribosome maturation factor RimP: MDLDISYSGMEQKFYELTQEVVSAEGYLLYDMEYIKGSKTLRVYIMNKETKTAVIEDCVSVDRAFSEPMEALDWIPDDIVLEVSSPGMFRKIKTREHLELSISERILVQLSKKFGDLFPGEKLDKKTANAKKIICVLNSFGDDFIDVTLDSDFDLKLNLNDINKIALEPEV; the protein is encoded by the coding sequence ATGGATTTAGATATCTCTTATTCAGGTATGGAACAAAAGTTTTATGAACTTACTCAAGAAGTAGTAAGTGCAGAAGGGTATCTTCTATACGATATGGAATATATCAAAGGCTCTAAAACTTTACGTGTTTATATAATGAATAAAGAAACTAAGACTGCCGTTATCGAGGACTGTGTAAGTGTTGACCGTGCTTTTAGTGAGCCTATGGAAGCACTCGATTGGATTCCTGATGACATCGTTTTAGAAGTGTCTTCACCAGGAATGTTTAGAAAAATAAAAACGAGAGAGCATCTAGAGTTAAGTATCAGTGAACGTATTCTAGTTCAACTGAGTAAGAAGTTTGGTGATCTTTTTCCAGGTGAAAAACTTGATAAAAAGACAGCTAATGCAAAAAAAATTATTTGCGTATTAAATAGCTTTGGTGATGATTTTATCGATGTGACTCTCGATAGTGATTTTGATTTAAAATTAAACTTAAATGATATTAATAAGATCGCACTTGAACCAGAAGTGTAA
- a CDS encoding N-acetyltransferase, whose product MSDFKQSLLSNIVEPKLEELAKFESSFFNWPWTKESWLGLASSGREISCIWAADDEIQGICVFEVNAPDFCHLYKIIVHPDFRRRSIAKKLFEAMLSHCQKTFNGQIFQIYLEVEASNEGAIRFYETLGLEKIHLKKNFYADGGNAVIMHRVVN is encoded by the coding sequence ATGAGTGATTTTAAGCAAAGTCTACTTTCTAATATCGTAGAGCCTAAGCTCGAGGAGCTAGCGAAGTTTGAGTCAAGTTTCTTTAACTGGCCATGGACTAAAGAGAGCTGGTTAGGCTTGGCCTCAAGTGGTCGAGAAATCTCATGTATCTGGGCCGCAGACGATGAGATTCAAGGTATTTGTGTTTTTGAAGTCAACGCACCAGATTTTTGCCATTTATATAAAATAATTGTTCATCCGGATTTTAGAAGGCGCTCCATAGCAAAGAAGCTGTTTGAGGCCATGTTGAGTCATTGTCAAAAGACTTTTAATGGCCAAATATTTCAGATTTACCTGGAAGTGGAGGCTTCAAACGAAGGCGCTATCAGGTTTTATGAGACTTTGGGGCTTGAGAAAATTCATTTAAAGAAGAATTTCTATGCAGATGGAGGTAATGCTGTTATAATGCATAGAGTTGTAAATTGA
- a CDS encoding helix-turn-helix domain-containing protein gives MQIVGGQESGNKVNDGFKTEALGFLGHGEGLIPSQDILTKLEVGKAYYQLGKLHYDKADLNKAEVNFLKAIDCAECPQDNYRVLKILSFLIRIAAEKLEDEKAAKYVNQSENIINDLQMNLGSLSAEYFYYAGLIKSYRNDFSGAFSDLELSYNKSKEENDPDLHSKCLLALANNAYNRGEFDLSLDYMAQLDNLLKIINKEYLGGSMHMTYGKILIAKGDVEGSLKHYNLANITLQNKKCWNLYGYILLGIGQVEKVKGDYDRATLYYNLAKQAVDSTTFKRLTNVLDAEIHEVNDSSVDIYLDRNNRKVKEKNIGVIDFKHRFVLLEILFLLAKNRGSFYDKEDLAREIWKDEYNPLIHDKLIYTSISRLRKLIEPKDNSNTKRKYIIRGKDGYTFNPDVKIRYQMETKLTAGKAVANVDISSPV, from the coding sequence ATGCAGATTGTCGGGGGACAAGAATCTGGAAATAAAGTAAATGACGGCTTTAAAACTGAAGCTTTAGGCTTTCTTGGTCATGGAGAAGGGCTCATTCCTTCACAGGATATTTTGACTAAGTTAGAAGTTGGTAAGGCATATTATCAACTAGGAAAACTTCATTATGATAAGGCCGATCTTAATAAGGCCGAAGTTAATTTCTTAAAGGCCATCGACTGTGCTGAGTGTCCTCAGGATAATTATCGTGTTTTAAAAATTCTAAGTTTTCTAATTAGAATCGCTGCGGAAAAGCTTGAGGATGAGAAAGCTGCTAAGTATGTAAATCAAAGTGAGAATATCATAAATGATTTACAGATGAATTTAGGAAGTCTTTCAGCTGAATACTTCTACTACGCTGGTTTAATTAAATCTTATAGAAATGATTTCTCAGGTGCATTTAGTGACTTAGAGCTTTCTTACAATAAGTCCAAAGAAGAAAATGATCCTGATCTTCATTCAAAGTGTTTGTTGGCCCTGGCCAATAATGCTTATAATAGAGGTGAGTTTGATCTATCGCTTGATTATATGGCCCAACTAGATAACTTATTAAAAATCATTAATAAGGAATACTTAGGTGGATCAATGCATATGACTTACGGAAAAATCCTTATTGCAAAGGGTGATGTTGAAGGTTCATTAAAGCATTATAACCTTGCTAATATTACTCTTCAGAATAAAAAATGTTGGAATCTTTACGGTTATATCCTTTTAGGAATTGGACAAGTTGAAAAGGTTAAAGGTGATTATGATAGAGCGACACTTTATTATAACCTTGCAAAACAAGCTGTTGATTCAACAACCTTTAAGCGTTTAACTAACGTACTTGATGCTGAGATTCATGAAGTAAATGATTCAAGTGTTGATATCTATCTTGATCGTAATAATAGAAAAGTAAAAGAAAAGAATATTGGTGTGATTGATTTTAAGCATCGCTTTGTTCTTTTAGAGATCCTTTTCTTACTTGCTAAAAATCGTGGTTCTTTTTACGACAAAGAAGATCTGGCACGCGAGATATGGAAAGATGAATACAATCCTCTTATTCACGATAAGCTTATCTACACGTCAATCTCACGTCTAAGAAAGCTTATTGAGCCTAAGGACAACAGTAATACTAAAAGAAAGTACATCATTCGTGGAAAGGATGGGTATACTTTCAATCCTGATGTTAAGATTCGTTACCAAATGGAAACAAAGCTTACTGCTGGTAAAGCTGTTGCAAACGTTGACATTAGTTCTCCTGTTTAA
- the thrS gene encoding threonine--tRNA ligase, with protein sequence MPKYDLDTIRHSSAHLMAQAISRLYPNENVQFGVGPVIENGFYYDILMDRTLGEEDLPKIEDMMKTIIKEKLPIERKAMTRPEAVEFFKSQGQELKVELIEAIPEDEEVSCYSQGEFIDLCRGPHVENTNDLPQGFKLLSIAGAYWRGDEKREVMQRIYAASFQDKKLLKQHLMMLEEAKKRDHRKLGKELELFHFEPVAPGAPFFMPKGTIVINELVNYIRRLYRIYEYDEVITPQILDSSLWHTSGHYEHYKDDMFFSKIDDREYAVKPMNCPCHMLMFKHYKYSYRDLPLRYADFGRLHRNEKAGALAGLTRVRSFCQDDAHIFLALDQVQEEIQRTMKMIFTAYELFGFDNITVNLSTRPEKKAGDDKTWDIAENALEEALKASGHDYVIKEGDGAFYGPKIDIEVADAIGRKWQLGTIQLDFQLPDRFDLKFTTADGGEERPVVVHRALLGSLERFFGVYTEHVAGVFPFWLAPEQIVIVPVNNDAHGEAAHKLKDQLFAQGYRVKVDDRNETMGYKTRQIQKSKIPFMFVVGDREIENNAVAVRKHGSKGSFNWTNAEMLEKLATLDSLKYPKA encoded by the coding sequence ATGCCCAAGTACGATTTAGACACAATCAGACACTCGAGCGCTCACTTAATGGCGCAAGCAATTTCAAGACTTTACCCGAATGAGAACGTACAATTTGGCGTTGGACCGGTTATAGAGAATGGCTTTTACTACGATATTCTGATGGATCGAACCCTGGGCGAGGAAGATCTACCAAAAATTGAAGATATGATGAAAACAATCATCAAAGAAAAGCTCCCAATTGAAAGAAAAGCAATGACGAGACCTGAAGCTGTTGAGTTCTTTAAGTCACAAGGTCAGGAGCTTAAGGTTGAACTTATTGAAGCAATTCCTGAAGATGAGGAAGTTAGCTGCTACTCTCAAGGTGAGTTTATCGATCTTTGTCGTGGCCCACACGTAGAGAATACAAATGACCTACCACAAGGATTTAAACTTTTAAGCATCGCTGGCGCTTATTGGCGTGGAGATGAAAAGCGTGAAGTAATGCAAAGAATTTACGCAGCTTCATTTCAAGACAAGAAACTTCTTAAGCAACACCTGATGATGCTTGAAGAAGCGAAAAAGCGTGATCACAGAAAACTAGGCAAAGAGCTGGAGTTATTCCACTTTGAACCAGTTGCTCCAGGTGCTCCGTTTTTCATGCCTAAAGGAACAATCGTTATTAACGAACTTGTTAACTATATTAGAAGACTATACCGCATCTACGAATACGATGAAGTAATTACTCCACAGATCTTAGATAGTTCTCTTTGGCACACATCTGGTCACTACGAGCACTATAAAGACGATATGTTCTTTTCAAAGATTGATGATCGTGAGTATGCAGTTAAACCAATGAACTGCCCATGCCACATGCTAATGTTTAAGCACTATAAATATAGCTACCGTGACCTCCCTCTTCGTTATGCAGACTTTGGTCGTCTTCATAGAAACGAAAAGGCCGGTGCTCTTGCAGGTCTGACACGTGTACGTTCATTCTGCCAAGATGACGCCCACATTTTTCTAGCTCTTGATCAAGTTCAAGAAGAAATTCAAAGAACAATGAAGATGATCTTCACTGCTTACGAGCTATTTGGTTTTGATAATATAACAGTTAACCTATCGACTCGCCCAGAAAAGAAAGCTGGTGATGATAAGACTTGGGATATTGCAGAAAACGCACTTGAAGAAGCGCTAAAGGCTTCTGGTCACGATTATGTAATAAAAGAAGGTGACGGTGCATTCTATGGCCCAAAAATTGATATTGAAGTAGCAGATGCGATTGGGCGTAAGTGGCAGCTAGGAACAATTCAACTAGACTTCCAACTACCAGATCGTTTTGATCTTAAGTTTACAACAGCAGACGGTGGAGAAGAAAGACCAGTTGTTGTTCACCGTGCCCTACTGGGATCGCTTGAAAGGTTCTTCGGTGTTTACACTGAGCACGTTGCGGGAGTTTTCCCTTTCTGGCTTGCTCCTGAACAAATCGTTATTGTACCGGTAAATAATGATGCTCATGGTGAAGCGGCCCACAAACTTAAAGACCAGTTATTTGCACAAGGCTACCGTGTAAAAGTAGATGATCGTAATGAAACAATGGGATATAAGACACGTCAAATACAAAAATCTAAAATTCCATTTATGTTCGTTGTAGGTGATCGCGAAATTGAAAACAATGCAGTAGCTGTTCGTAAGCATGGTTCGAAAGGTTCATTCAATTGGACGAATGCTGAAATGCTTGAGAAACTAGCAACACTAGATAGTTTAAAATACCCTAAAGCATAA